In Halobacterium sp. R2-5, the following are encoded in one genomic region:
- a CDS encoding ArsR family transcriptional regulator codes for MDSGALLDILGNENRRRILRLLARKPCYVTEISEYLGVSPKAVIDHLRRLEDAGLVESEVDDQRRKYFHIAENLRLEVRLSPFDFGAKSAYPASADLDLTRCQHVSIRIQQDRNDDVADLAGKLEELKDLERELSLAQRWVQGRLADVQGQLGDAVGDGNERLYADVLAALAAGERSASAVAATLDAPEPLVEGVLETLREQDVVTRTDGEWRIAE; via the coding sequence ATGGATTCGGGGGCACTGCTCGACATACTCGGGAACGAGAACCGGCGACGCATCCTCCGACTGCTCGCGCGGAAACCCTGTTACGTCACGGAGATATCGGAGTACCTCGGTGTCAGCCCGAAGGCCGTCATCGACCACCTCCGGCGGCTGGAGGACGCCGGGCTCGTCGAGTCCGAAGTCGACGACCAGCGCCGGAAGTACTTCCACATCGCCGAGAACCTCCGCCTGGAGGTCCGGCTGTCGCCGTTCGACTTCGGCGCGAAGTCCGCGTACCCCGCGAGCGCGGACCTCGACTTGACGCGCTGCCAGCACGTCTCGATCCGCATCCAGCAGGACCGCAACGACGACGTCGCGGACCTCGCGGGGAAGCTCGAGGAGCTCAAGGACCTCGAACGCGAGCTCTCGCTCGCCCAGCGCTGGGTGCAGGGCCGGCTCGCTGACGTCCAGGGCCAGCTCGGGGACGCCGTCGGCGACGGCAACGAGCGGCTGTACGCGGACGTGCTCGCGGCGCTGGCGGCCGGCGAGCGCTCCGCGAGCGCGGTCGCCGCGACCCTCGACGCCCCCGAACCGCTCGTCGAGGGCGTCCTCGAGACGCTGCGCGAGCAGGACGTCGTCACGCGGACGGACGGCGAGTGGCGCATCGCCGAGTAA
- the thrS gene encoding threonine--tRNA ligase: MSSVTVTLPDGATLDVDAGATVEDVAYEIGPGLGRDTVAGKLDGELVAKEEPITEDREIEIVTEGSDDYLDVLRHTAAHVLAQALVRHHPDAKLTIGPYTDEGFYYDIADVELDADDLEEIQAEAEDIIEADYDVERLEYDREEAVEKYEDNPFKREILDTEAAGEDPVSFYKQDGFEDLCQGPHVDSTGEIGGFEVLETSAAYWRGDEDRETLTRVYGTAFPTEDGLEEYLQRREEAKERDHRKLGSEMDLFSIPDVTGPGLPLYHPNGKTVLRELSDYVHGLNRDMGYDEVETPHLFRTELWKQSGHYDNYVDDMFLMDVDDEEYGLKPMNCPGHATIFDQSSWSYRDLPVRYFEDGKVYRREQRGELSGLSRVWAFTIDDGHVFARADQIEEEVRRIMDLIFEVLDTFDLDYEVALATRPEKSVGSDEIWEQSESQLRDVLDEQNVDYDLEPGDGAFYGPKIDFAFEDALGRTWDGPTVQLDFNMPDRFDLEYTGSDNDAHQPVMIHRALYGSYERFFMVLIEHYNGKFPTWLAPEQVRILPVTDDNLGYAHRVKNELEGYRVEVEDRDWTVGRKIQQAHDDNVPYMLVLGDDEEEAGTVSVRDRQERERNDVDVDTFVDHLDSEVAEKRTEPDFVG, translated from the coding sequence ATGAGCAGCGTTACTGTGACGCTCCCGGACGGCGCCACGCTGGACGTCGACGCCGGGGCGACGGTCGAGGACGTAGCGTACGAAATCGGGCCCGGCCTCGGCCGTGACACAGTCGCCGGGAAGCTCGACGGCGAACTCGTCGCGAAGGAGGAACCCATCACGGAGGACCGCGAGATCGAGATCGTCACCGAGGGTTCCGACGACTACCTCGACGTCCTCCGGCACACGGCCGCGCACGTGCTCGCGCAGGCCCTCGTCCGCCACCACCCCGACGCGAAACTCACCATCGGCCCGTACACCGACGAGGGGTTCTACTACGACATCGCGGACGTCGAGCTCGACGCCGACGACCTCGAGGAGATTCAGGCAGAAGCCGAGGACATCATCGAGGCGGACTACGACGTCGAGCGCCTCGAGTACGACCGCGAGGAAGCCGTCGAGAAGTACGAGGACAATCCGTTCAAGCGCGAGATTCTCGACACCGAGGCGGCCGGCGAGGACCCCGTGAGCTTCTACAAGCAGGACGGCTTCGAGGACCTCTGCCAGGGCCCGCACGTCGACTCCACGGGCGAAATCGGCGGCTTCGAGGTCCTCGAAACCTCGGCGGCGTACTGGCGCGGCGACGAGGACCGCGAGACCTTGACTCGGGTGTACGGCACGGCGTTCCCGACCGAGGACGGCCTGGAGGAGTACCTCCAGCGCCGCGAGGAGGCCAAAGAACGGGACCATCGGAAGCTCGGCTCCGAGATGGACCTGTTCTCCATCCCAGACGTCACGGGCCCCGGCCTCCCGCTGTACCACCCGAACGGGAAGACCGTGCTGCGGGAGCTCTCGGACTACGTCCACGGGCTCAACCGCGACATGGGCTACGACGAGGTCGAGACCCCGCACCTGTTCCGCACGGAGCTCTGGAAGCAGTCCGGGCACTACGACAACTACGTCGACGACATGTTCCTCATGGACGTCGACGACGAGGAGTACGGCCTGAAGCCGATGAACTGCCCGGGCCACGCCACCATCTTCGACCAGTCCTCGTGGAGCTACCGCGACCTCCCCGTTCGGTACTTCGAGGACGGCAAAGTGTACCGCCGCGAGCAGCGCGGCGAGCTCTCCGGGCTCTCGCGGGTGTGGGCGTTCACCATCGACGACGGCCACGTGTTCGCGCGCGCCGACCAGATCGAGGAGGAGGTCCGGCGCATCATGGACCTCATCTTCGAGGTGCTGGACACGTTCGACCTCGACTACGAGGTCGCGCTCGCCACGCGCCCCGAGAAGTCCGTCGGCAGCGACGAAATCTGGGAGCAGTCCGAGAGCCAGCTCCGCGACGTCCTCGACGAGCAGAACGTCGACTACGACCTCGAACCCGGCGACGGCGCGTTCTACGGGCCGAAGATCGACTTCGCGTTCGAGGACGCGCTCGGCCGCACGTGGGACGGCCCGACCGTCCAGCTCGACTTCAACATGCCGGACCGCTTCGACCTCGAATACACGGGCTCGGACAACGACGCCCACCAGCCGGTGATGATTCACCGCGCGCTCTACGGGAGCTACGAGCGCTTCTTCATGGTGCTCATCGAGCACTACAACGGGAAGTTCCCGACGTGGCTCGCGCCCGAGCAGGTCCGCATCCTCCCCGTGACCGACGACAACCTCGGGTACGCCCACCGCGTGAAGAACGAACTGGAGGGCTACCGCGTCGAGGTCGAGGACCGCGACTGGACCGTCGGCCGGAAGATCCAGCAGGCCCACGACGACAACGTCCCCTACATGCTCGTCCTCGGCGACGACGAGGAGGAAGCCGGCACGGTCTCCGTGCGCGACCGCCAGGAGCGCGAGCGCAACGACGTCGACGTCGACACGTTCGTCGACCACCTCGACAGCGAGGTCGCGGAGAAGCGCACCGAACCGGACTTCGTCGGGTAA
- a CDS encoding dipeptide epimerase — MKASFERREFPLEHPFTISRGTQQTAGNVVVRVEDDDGNVGVGGAAPSPHYGETAATVEAVLPDLLAVVERADDPHALARIETGMREVVSDNPAARAAVSIACHDLAAKRADLPLYRYWGLDAANSLDTSYTIGIDDEETMREKTAEAVDAGYGTLKVKLGTSRDEQLLSAVREAAPDATIRVDANEAWTPKEAVRNIEWLADYGVEFVEQPVPAENREGLKYVYERSPLPIAADESCVVASDIPDIADRCDIANLKLMKTGGLREAKRLVHAARAHGLEVMCGCMIESNASIAAACHLAPLLDYADLDGSLLLAADDFEGVPMPAGRVDLQAVDRPGTGVREA; from the coding sequence ATGAAGGCGTCCTTCGAGCGCCGCGAGTTCCCGCTCGAACACCCCTTCACCATCTCGCGGGGCACGCAGCAGACCGCGGGGAACGTCGTCGTGCGCGTCGAGGACGACGACGGCAACGTCGGCGTCGGCGGCGCCGCACCGTCCCCGCACTACGGGGAGACGGCCGCGACCGTCGAGGCGGTGCTCCCGGACCTGCTCGCGGTCGTCGAGCGCGCCGACGACCCGCACGCGCTCGCGCGCATCGAGACCGGGATGCGGGAGGTCGTCTCGGACAACCCCGCGGCGCGGGCCGCGGTCAGCATCGCGTGTCACGACCTCGCCGCGAAGCGCGCGGACCTGCCGCTGTACCGCTACTGGGGGCTGGACGCCGCGAACAGCCTCGACACCTCCTACACCATCGGCATCGACGACGAGGAGACGATGCGCGAGAAGACCGCCGAGGCCGTCGACGCGGGCTACGGCACGCTGAAGGTGAAACTCGGCACGAGCCGGGACGAACAGCTCCTGTCGGCGGTCCGGGAGGCCGCGCCCGACGCCACCATCCGCGTGGACGCCAACGAGGCGTGGACGCCGAAGGAGGCCGTCCGGAACATCGAGTGGCTCGCCGACTACGGCGTCGAGTTCGTCGAGCAGCCCGTCCCCGCGGAGAACCGCGAGGGCCTGAAGTACGTCTACGAGCGCTCCCCGCTCCCGATCGCGGCCGACGAGTCCTGTGTCGTCGCCAGCGACATTCCGGACATCGCGGACCGTTGTGACATCGCGAACCTGAAGCTGATGAAGACCGGCGGCCTCCGCGAGGCCAAGCGACTGGTTCACGCCGCCCGCGCGCACGGCCTCGAAGTCATGTGCGGGTGCATGATCGAGTCGAACGCCAGCATCGCGGCGGCCTGCCACCTCGCGCCGCTGCTGGACTACGCCGACCTCGACGGCTCGCTGCTGCTCGCCGCGGACGACTTCGAGGGCGTTCCGATGCCCGCCGGCCGCGTCGACCTGCAGGCCGTCGACCGGCCCGGCACGGGCGTCCGCGAGGCCTGA
- a CDS encoding DUF5802 family protein → MFEAFSSGYYLGRLYVEPTGGDRAVINSRHHERVNEQLYASDEGISRTDLPLVMKLGAAHLPVHGGDDVPERTLAVPESVIENADVENPPSLEEVLLAKREHAARLFDMGAV, encoded by the coding sequence ATGTTCGAGGCATTCTCGAGCGGCTACTACCTCGGACGGCTGTACGTCGAACCGACCGGCGGCGACCGCGCCGTCATCAACAGCCGTCACCACGAGCGGGTCAACGAGCAGCTGTACGCCAGCGACGAGGGAATCTCCCGGACAGACCTCCCGCTCGTGATGAAGCTCGGCGCGGCCCACCTCCCGGTCCACGGCGGGGACGACGTGCCCGAGCGCACGCTCGCCGTCCCCGAGTCCGTCATCGAGAACGCCGACGTCGAGAACCCGCCGTCGCTCGAAGAAGTGCTGCTCGCGAAGCGGGAGCACGCCGCCCGCCTCTTCGACATGGGCGCCGTCTGA
- the gatD gene encoding Glu-tRNA(Gln) amidotransferase subunit GatD, which yields MNTGDRVRVRRDGTTHEGVLLPSAEPDHLVVKLDSGYNVGVDRDAADVEVLERDVYDVESEPEEEAASEVEFDDDLPTIALISTGGTIASTVDYRTGAVTAQFDAEDVLRAVPDLAGRANYRGRVVANILSENMEPPIWRELAEAVHEEIENGADGVVVMHGTDTMQYSASVLSFVLDTPVPIVFTGSQRSADRPSSDNVMNAVCSVEAAKADTAEVMVCMHASESDDKCALHRGTRVRKNHTSRRDAFETVGAEPLGYVDYDEASEDATADSRGVEFTGEYDERGETDLDIDADLDSDVELVKFTPGMDPAFFEACEGKSGVVIEGTGLGHVHTEFIDTIEELVEDGTTVVMTSQCLEGRVCDRVYDTGRDLLDAGVVEGEDMLPGTAKVKLMWALANTENAAETMRTPLAGEITERSVPWE from the coding sequence ATGAACACAGGGGACCGCGTGCGCGTCCGGCGGGACGGCACGACCCACGAGGGCGTGCTGCTGCCGTCGGCCGAGCCGGACCACCTCGTCGTGAAACTCGACTCCGGGTACAACGTCGGCGTCGACCGCGACGCGGCCGACGTGGAAGTGCTGGAGCGGGACGTCTACGACGTCGAGAGCGAGCCCGAGGAGGAGGCCGCCTCCGAGGTGGAGTTCGACGACGACCTGCCGACCATCGCACTCATCTCTACTGGTGGGACGATCGCCTCGACCGTGGACTACCGGACCGGCGCCGTCACCGCGCAGTTCGACGCCGAGGACGTGCTGCGGGCGGTGCCGGACCTCGCGGGCCGCGCGAACTACCGCGGGCGCGTCGTCGCGAACATCCTCTCGGAGAACATGGAGCCGCCGATCTGGCGGGAGCTCGCGGAGGCCGTCCACGAGGAGATCGAGAACGGCGCGGACGGCGTCGTCGTGATGCACGGCACGGACACGATGCAGTACTCCGCGAGCGTGCTCTCGTTCGTCCTCGACACGCCCGTACCCATCGTCTTCACGGGCAGCCAGCGCTCCGCGGACCGGCCGTCCTCGGACAACGTGATGAACGCGGTCTGCTCGGTGGAGGCCGCGAAGGCCGACACCGCCGAGGTGATGGTCTGCATGCACGCCTCCGAGAGCGACGACAAGTGTGCGCTCCACCGCGGCACGCGCGTCCGGAAGAACCACACGAGCCGCCGCGACGCCTTCGAGACCGTCGGCGCGGAGCCGCTCGGCTACGTCGACTACGACGAGGCCAGCGAGGACGCGACCGCTGACTCCCGTGGCGTCGAGTTCACCGGGGAGTACGACGAGCGCGGCGAGACGGACCTCGACATCGACGCGGACCTCGACTCGGACGTCGAACTCGTGAAGTTCACGCCCGGGATGGACCCCGCGTTTTTCGAGGCCTGCGAGGGCAAATCCGGCGTCGTCATCGAGGGAACGGGCCTCGGGCACGTCCACACGGAGTTCATCGACACCATCGAGGAACTGGTCGAGGACGGCACGACGGTCGTGATGACCAGTCAGTGCCTCGAAGGCAGGGTCTGCGACCGCGTCTACGACACGGGCCGCGACCTCCTCGACGCGGGCGTCGTCGAGGGCGAGGACATGCTCCCCGGCACCGCGAAGGTGAAGCTGATGTGGGCGCTCGCGAACACGGAGAACGCCGCGGAGACGATGCGCACGCCGCTCGCGGGCGAAATCACCGAGCGCTCCGTCCCCTGGGAATGA
- a CDS encoding Vms1/Ankzf1 family peptidyl-tRNA hydrolase → MLDDLLGRTDLKERIEDLEDENESLRNRLDAESERRSEAVRDRQEAEERVNELEDRITELEDRVRRQGSGDGEPEFRGRRDLRGERRERVVALLDSVESTEEGVLTAYVPDDPPESVREAFGDRAPLVERAAPCLVVRDPEGLLSAALRPPNPPEAFAAWDSTVQMEREWLAPTGQYALAVVRADLFALGVYDADSGDGPQPERVHFEGFTSDVKGKHSKGGFSQDRFERRRESQIREHLEKCQRALDGVDAERVFVVGEGTLLDEFDADATAAVDATGKPEAALDDAHDAFWTVPLSLL, encoded by the coding sequence ATGCTGGACGACCTCCTCGGGCGCACCGACCTCAAGGAGCGCATCGAGGACCTCGAGGACGAGAACGAGTCCCTGCGGAACCGCCTCGACGCCGAGAGCGAGCGCCGCAGTGAGGCCGTCCGCGACAGGCAGGAAGCCGAGGAGCGCGTCAACGAGCTCGAAGACCGAATCACGGAGCTGGAGGACCGCGTGCGCCGACAGGGCAGCGGCGACGGCGAGCCGGAGTTCCGGGGGCGCCGGGACCTCCGCGGCGAGCGCCGCGAGCGCGTCGTCGCGCTCCTGGACAGCGTCGAGAGCACCGAGGAGGGCGTGCTCACGGCGTACGTGCCCGACGACCCGCCCGAGTCCGTCCGCGAAGCGTTCGGCGACCGCGCGCCACTCGTCGAGCGCGCCGCGCCCTGCCTCGTCGTCCGCGACCCCGAAGGTCTGCTCTCGGCCGCGCTGCGCCCGCCGAACCCGCCGGAAGCGTTCGCGGCGTGGGACTCGACCGTCCAGATGGAGCGCGAGTGGCTCGCGCCCACGGGCCAATACGCGCTCGCAGTCGTGCGCGCGGACCTGTTCGCGCTGGGCGTGTACGATGCCGATTCTGGCGACGGCCCGCAGCCCGAGCGCGTCCACTTCGAGGGGTTCACCAGCGACGTGAAGGGCAAGCACTCGAAGGGCGGCTTCTCGCAGGACCGCTTCGAGCGGCGGCGCGAGAGCCAGATTCGCGAACACCTGGAGAAGTGCCAGCGCGCGCTCGACGGCGTGGACGCCGAGCGCGTGTTCGTCGTCGGCGAGGGGACGCTGCTCGACGAGTTCGACGCCGACGCGACGGCCGCCGTGGACGCGACGGGGAAGCCCGAGGCAGCGCTCGACGACGCGCACGACGCGTTCTGGACGGTGCCGCTGTCCCTGTTGTGA
- a CDS encoding GNAT family N-acetyltransferase, producing the protein MSGGVEIRPAELADYDDVVAFASDTWADRREDGDYIPQVFEDWVDSDGPRQRTLVADTGDDVAAVAQFVLLSEHEAWAQGMRTNPDYRGQGVGSKLVHEGFDWARERGATVARNMVFSWNVMGLGHSRATGFAPATEFRWVNPAPDSDASANHEITGDANAAWRFWQDSAARDHLRGLALHPDESWALAELTRDRLAAAADRGGLVVVQDETTGTRGFAFRSRTFEREDDDDAEQTVAEYGVGAWADQPACESLLDAIAADAASVGAERTRVLIPEDVAAVSDVAVTRTEIGEEPDFVMAADLTADYRA; encoded by the coding sequence ATGAGCGGGGGCGTCGAGATTCGCCCCGCGGAGCTCGCAGACTACGACGACGTGGTGGCGTTCGCCAGCGACACGTGGGCCGACCGCCGCGAGGACGGCGACTACATCCCGCAGGTCTTCGAGGACTGGGTGGACAGCGACGGGCCGCGCCAGCGCACGCTCGTCGCGGACACCGGCGACGACGTCGCCGCGGTCGCGCAGTTCGTGCTGCTGTCCGAGCACGAGGCGTGGGCGCAGGGGATGCGCACGAACCCCGACTACCGCGGGCAGGGCGTCGGCTCGAAGCTCGTCCACGAGGGCTTCGACTGGGCGCGCGAGCGGGGCGCGACGGTCGCGCGCAACATGGTGTTCTCGTGGAACGTGATGGGGCTCGGGCACTCTCGTGCGACCGGGTTCGCGCCCGCGACGGAGTTCCGCTGGGTCAACCCCGCGCCGGACAGCGATGCGAGCGCGAACCACGAGATCACGGGCGACGCGAACGCGGCGTGGCGCTTCTGGCAGGACAGCGCCGCTCGCGACCACCTCCGGGGACTCGCGCTCCACCCCGACGAGTCGTGGGCGCTCGCCGAGCTCACGCGGGACCGCCTCGCCGCGGCCGCCGACCGCGGCGGCCTCGTCGTCGTGCAGGACGAGACGACGGGCACGCGGGGGTTCGCGTTCCGCTCGCGCACGTTCGAGCGCGAGGACGACGACGACGCCGAGCAGACGGTGGCGGAGTACGGCGTCGGCGCGTGGGCCGACCAGCCGGCCTGCGAGTCGCTGCTCGACGCGATTGCCGCGGACGCCGCGAGCGTCGGCGCCGAGCGCACGCGCGTGTTGATTCCCGAGGACGTCGCGGCGGTCAGCGACGTCGCGGTCACGCGCACGGAGATCGGCGAGGAGCCGGACTTCGTGATGGCCGCCGACCTCACCGCCGACTACCGGGCGTAG
- a CDS encoding DUF1611 domain-containing protein translates to MNVALLAHEQFPDRAKTAVGVLRYADYDVVAVLDRDNDGSRVADHVPDVQDAPVVASMSDVDEDVDALVIGIAPIGGGFEESWRPDVRNALERGCDVYSGLHYFLEDDEEFAALAAEHGAELWDVRKPPADLGVADGVADSVDATVVTTVGTDCSVGKMTATRELYETAREQGMDAAFVATGQTGILIEGEGIPVDRVVSDFAAGAVEQMVLEAGADHDYVFVEGQASIVHPAYSGVTASIVHGSMPDHLVLCHEVGRDSVHGYDQELPPVGEFVDRFEAFAEPVADADVVGGMLNTRSVDSDDEAREAIADFADAIDAPADDPVRFDPGSVIEVIR, encoded by the coding sequence ATGAACGTCGCACTCCTCGCACACGAGCAGTTCCCCGACCGCGCGAAGACCGCGGTGGGCGTCCTCCGGTACGCCGACTACGACGTGGTCGCGGTCCTCGACAGGGACAACGACGGCAGCCGCGTCGCCGACCACGTGCCGGACGTGCAGGACGCGCCCGTGGTCGCGTCGATGAGCGACGTCGACGAGGACGTGGACGCGCTCGTCATCGGCATCGCGCCCATCGGCGGCGGGTTCGAGGAGTCGTGGCGGCCGGACGTGCGGAACGCGCTCGAGCGCGGCTGCGACGTCTACTCGGGCCTGCACTACTTCCTCGAAGACGACGAGGAGTTCGCGGCCCTCGCCGCCGAACACGGCGCCGAACTCTGGGACGTGCGGAAGCCGCCCGCGGACCTCGGCGTCGCGGACGGCGTCGCGGACAGCGTGGACGCCACGGTCGTCACGACGGTGGGGACGGACTGCTCGGTCGGGAAGATGACCGCTACGCGGGAACTGTACGAGACCGCCCGCGAGCAGGGGATGGACGCGGCGTTCGTCGCGACCGGGCAGACCGGCATCCTCATCGAGGGCGAGGGCATCCCAGTCGACCGCGTCGTCTCGGACTTCGCCGCGGGCGCGGTCGAGCAGATGGTCCTCGAAGCGGGCGCGGACCACGACTACGTCTTCGTGGAGGGACAGGCGAGCATCGTCCACCCCGCGTACTCGGGGGTCACCGCGAGCATCGTCCACGGATCGATGCCCGACCACCTCGTGCTCTGCCACGAGGTCGGCCGCGACTCCGTCCACGGCTACGACCAGGAACTCCCGCCAGTCGGCGAGTTCGTGGACCGCTTCGAGGCGTTCGCCGAACCCGTCGCCGACGCGGACGTGGTCGGCGGCATGCTGAACACGCGCAGCGTCGACAGCGACGACGAGGCCCGCGAGGCAATTGCGGACTTCGCGGACGCCATCGACGCGCCCGCCGACGACCCCGTGCGCTTCGACCCCGGGTCGGTGATCGAGGTGATTCGATGA
- a CDS encoding dienelactone hydrolase family protein, whose amino-acid sequence MQQETVLVPGGRDVEATLDSPDGGATACVVMCPPHPQHRGHRGDDRLVAVAEYLVERGVAALRFDYGDWDEGLGEREDARNAVRWASERYDDVGLFGFSFGGSIAALAAASVDADLCAVSLLAPAAELEAGLDAAAALEEIAAPLQVVYATRDTTADWEPVVEAARGLDCDVVELEADHFFVGRTDSVAEAAGPFLAQSC is encoded by the coding sequence ATGCAACAGGAGACCGTGCTCGTGCCCGGCGGCCGGGACGTGGAAGCGACTCTCGACTCGCCCGACGGGGGCGCCACGGCGTGCGTCGTGATGTGCCCGCCACACCCCCAGCACCGCGGCCACCGCGGGGACGACCGCCTCGTCGCCGTCGCCGAGTACCTCGTCGAGCGGGGGGTGGCGGCGCTGCGCTTCGACTACGGCGACTGGGACGAGGGGCTCGGCGAGCGCGAGGACGCCCGGAACGCGGTGCGGTGGGCGAGCGAGCGCTACGACGACGTGGGCCTGTTCGGGTTCAGCTTCGGCGGGAGTATCGCCGCGCTCGCGGCCGCGAGCGTCGACGCCGACCTCTGTGCGGTGTCGCTGCTCGCGCCCGCCGCGGAGCTCGAAGCCGGGCTGGACGCCGCGGCCGCGCTCGAAGAGATAGCGGCGCCGCTGCAGGTGGTGTACGCGACGCGGGACACGACCGCGGACTGGGAGCCGGTGGTCGAGGCCGCGCGGGGACTGGACTGCGACGTCGTGGAACTGGAAGCAGACCACTTCTTCGTCGGGCGCACCGACAGCGTCGCCGAGGCCGCCGGGCCGTTCCTCGCGCAGTCCTGCTAG
- a CDS encoding PspA/IM30 family protein gives MGIVSRLSYAVRSKLNALVSSAEDPTETLDYSYQRLRDELRDVEQGLADLTAQKKRLEVQRERLAQNVEKHDDQAWEAVRQGRDDLARRALEKKQRKRDQVAEIDDQIASLEQTQRDLEGQKDDLEAKVEEFRTKKETMKARHEAAEARTRVSEAVTGIDDGNGDVARAIERARDQTEEMEARAAAMDELSERGSLDGPLGDDRDRIDRELDGERDDVEAELDAIRADVDGDGEREEPVDVEVEDGGHDLDNAVAEIDREPAGEDPVGRADKSGEPAVGEGDEDGVDEELDAIREEERA, from the coding sequence ATGGGTATCGTATCACGACTCTCGTACGCGGTCCGGTCGAAACTGAACGCCCTCGTCAGTTCCGCCGAGGACCCGACGGAGACCCTGGACTACTCCTACCAGCGGCTCCGCGACGAACTCCGGGACGTCGAGCAGGGGCTGGCCGACCTCACCGCCCAGAAGAAACGCCTCGAGGTCCAGCGCGAGCGCCTCGCGCAGAACGTCGAGAAGCACGACGACCAGGCGTGGGAGGCCGTCCGGCAGGGTCGGGACGACCTCGCGCGGCGCGCCCTCGAGAAGAAACAGCGCAAGCGCGACCAGGTCGCCGAAATCGACGACCAGATCGCGAGCCTCGAACAGACCCAGCGGGACCTCGAAGGACAGAAGGACGACCTCGAAGCGAAAGTCGAGGAGTTCCGCACGAAGAAGGAGACGATGAAGGCCCGCCACGAGGCCGCGGAGGCCCGAACGCGCGTCTCGGAGGCAGTCACGGGCATCGACGACGGGAACGGCGACGTGGCGCGCGCCATCGAGCGCGCCCGCGACCAGACCGAGGAGATGGAGGCGCGCGCGGCGGCGATGGACGAGCTCAGCGAGCGCGGCAGCCTCGACGGGCCGCTGGGCGACGACCGCGACCGCATCGACCGCGAGCTCGACGGCGAGCGCGACGACGTGGAGGCGGAGCTGGACGCCATCCGCGCGGACGTCGACGGCGACGGCGAGCGCGAGGAGCCAGTGGACGTCGAAGTCGAGGACGGCGGCCACGACCTCGATAACGCCGTGGCGGAGATCGACCGCGAGCCCGCCGGCGAGGACCCAGTCGGGCGAGCCGACAAGAGCGGCGAGCCGGCGGTCGGCGAGGGCGACGAGGATGGCGTCGACGAAGAGCTCGACGCCATCCGCGAAGAAGAGCGCGCGTAG